Proteins encoded by one window of Camelus dromedarius isolate mCamDro1 chromosome 27, mCamDro1.pat, whole genome shotgun sequence:
- the ATCAY gene encoding caytaxin, with protein MGTTEATLRMENVDVKEEWQDEALPRPLPEETGTDLLGSPTEDTASPPNTLNFNGAHRKRKTLVAPEINISLDQSEGSLLSDDFLDTPDDLDINVDDIETPDETDSLEFLGNGNELEWEDDTPVAAAKNMPGDSADLFGDGSAEDGSATNGRLWRTVIIGEQEHRIDLHMIRPYMRVVTHGGYYGEGLNAIIVFAACFLPDSSSPDYHYIMENLFLYVISSLELLVAEDYMIVYLNGATPRRRMPGIGWLKKCYQMIDRRLRKNLKSLIIVHPSWFIRTVLAISRPFISVKFINKIQYVHSLEDLEQLIPMEHVQIPDCVLQYEEERLKARKESVRPQPEYVLPKSEEKAEAALEDRSALATEDQETSMS; from the exons ATGGGGACCACCGAAGCCACACTCCGGATGGAAAACGTGGACGTGAAGGAAGAATGGCAGGACGAGGCTCTGCCCAG GCCACTCCCGGAAGAGACGGGCACGGACTTGCTTGGAAGCCCCACAGAAGACACAGCCT cccctcccaacACGCTGAACTTCAATGGGGCTCATCGGAAGCGGAAGACGTTGGTCGCCCCCGAGATCAACATTTCCCTGGACCAGAGCGAGGGCTCGCTCCTGTCCGACGACTTCTTGGACACCCCCGATGACCTGGATATCAACGTGGACGACATCGAGACCCCCGATGAGACCGACTCGCTGGAGTTCCTGGGGAACGGCAACGAGCTGGAGTGGGAAG ATGACACCCCCGTGGCCGCCGCCAAGAATATGCCTGGGGATAGCGCAGATCTATTTGGGGATGGTTCAGCTGAGGACGGCAGTGCCACCAATGGGCGTCTGTGGCGGACAGTGATCATCGGGGAACAGGAACACAGAATTGATCTGCACATGATCCGGCCCTACATGAGGGTGGTGACCCACGGAG GGTACTACGGCGAAGGCCTCAACGCCATCATCGTCTTCGCTGCCTGCTTCCTCCCGGACAGCAGCTCCCCTGACTACCACTACATCATGGAGAACCTCTTCCT GTACGTGATCAGCAGTTTGGAGCTCCTCGTGGCGGAGGATTACATGATCGTGTACCTGAATGGTGCCACCCCCCGGCGGAGGATGCCGGGCATCGGCTGGCTGAAGAAGTGTTACCAAATGATTGATAGGAG ATTGCGGAAAAACCTGAAGTCCTTAATCATCGTCCACCCGTCCTGGTTCATACGCACTGTGCTGGCCATCTCCCGCCCTTTCATCAG TGTCAAATTCATCAACAAGATCCAGTATGTGCACAGCTTGGAAGACCTGGAGCAGCTCATCCCCATGGAGCACGTGCAGATCCCGGACTGCGTGCTACA GTACGAAGAGGAAAGACTCAAGGCCAGGAAAGAAAG cgTGAGGCCGCAGCCTGAATACGTCCTGCCCAAGTCTGAAGAGAAGGCCGAGGCGGCGCTGGAGGACAG GTCTGCTCTGGCCACAGAAGATCAGGAAACGAG CATGTCCTGA